From a region of the Falco cherrug isolate bFalChe1 chromosome 9, bFalChe1.pri, whole genome shotgun sequence genome:
- the PSD gene encoding PH and SEC7 domain-containing protein 1 isoform X2 gives MAQVGGPVRFHPEEGCATSPPPFARGLDQRSWLAGGSPKAGRGTPPRCLTPNLNAGRLYLLRKGLASDSHRCPLGLYNSTGSLARKPVEVAAFGNGGCPGTGRLTAPCTPRRGRPSPVLSSLGSRSPLVATAPEGHSSIVTFRFIEKASVRTLGGPQPPQPCWENGPRSLSRSLELAGDTGSPQPQPLPQERLLHTLRMEASASDPLLARGRTPGDTRPCGKEPCALNADGLCRSLVNGLPEDFPTLARSSLKPEPRAQGSAWPYHRQSSAHAQRIAQAKWEFFYGSSDAPQTGAAPQHFVTLSAQGSLAGSSVPDSAPLAEPPQKPVHSLPAEPPGLVPKHSLSHVEVEIEMSPPGSQKPISCETGIIKRTVKYSETDLDTVPLRCYRETNIDDILAEKEEVDSAIESQKDSESNPSFGGTPGRRNSTPEEPPAPGTGCQKDGPQDGDVDEDDEVFEAMRKENRERIMDRDTQDMLKSPVPFLLGHSLSKDGMDSFSKHFESIMESHRAKGTSYTSLDSIDILSSPARTHGTFFTFDLPTLTPEIQGQIRDSAKLIEENFAPLAHLEPDSGTSSATDAPWTEREEERGRRRKGARHSPCHSEDSFGTPLASNMSDHPLSHLVSDSDSEMDSVEQLALGSTDTLSNGHKADLEAAKRLAKRLYNLDGFKKADVARHLGKNNEFSRMVAGEYLKFFVFTGMSLDQALRSFLKELALMGETQERERVLAHFSQRYYECNPNAISSEDGAHTLTCALMLLNTDLHGHNIGKRMSCSDFIGNLEGLNGGTDFPKELLKALYGSIKNEKLQWAIDEEELRKSLSELADPNPKSIKRISSCSNPFLDFSQDSSIATYKHGLLVRKIHADPDCKKTPRGKRGWKPFHAILKGMILYLQKEEYKPGKALVEEELKNAISIHHSLATRASDYSKRPNVFYLRTADWRVFLFQAQNPEQMHSWITRINVVAAMFSAPPFPAAIGSQKKFSRPLLPSSCTRLSQEEQVKSHETKFKTMSAELLEHRSSLPEKKVKGKEYEELKQKEEYLEFEKSRYGTYAMLLRAKLKAGSEDLAAFESTLFDAAGGEDDGLKKSRSSPSLNAEPSGTATKVKRNISERTSRQPPGHPQKS, from the exons ATGGCCCAGGTGGGAGGACCTGTCCGCTTCCACCCTGAGGAGGGCTGTGCCACCTCGCCCCCGCCGTTTGCCCGTGGGCTGGACCAGAGGTCCTGGCTGGCAGGGGGAAGCCCCAAGGCTGGGAGGGGCACCCCCCCACGCTGTCTCACCCCCAACCTCAATGCTGGCCGCCTCTACCTCCTGCGCAAGGGCCTGGCCTCTGACTCCCACCGATGCCCCCTTGGACTCTACAACAGCACCGGCTCCTTGGCCCGCAAGCCAGTGGAGGTGGCTGCCTTTGGCAAtgggggctgcccgggcacgGGGCGCCTGACAGCCCCCTGCACCCCGCGGCGGGGCAGACCCAGCCCAGTGCTCTCCTCCTTGGGTAGCCGCAGCCCGCTGGTGGCGACGGCCCCGGAGGGACACAGCTCCATCGTCACCTTCCGCTTCATTGAGAAGGCCAGTGTGCGGACCTTGGGTggcccacagcccccccagccctgctgggagaACGGCCCCCGCAGCCTCAGCCGCAGCCTGGAGCTTGCTGGGGACACGGGGTCTCCTCAGCCCCaacccctgccccaggagcGGCTCCTGCACACACTGAGGATGGAGGCATCTGCATCTGACCCGCTTCTGGCCAGGGGCAGGACCCCGGGGGACACCCGTCCCTGTGGGAAGGAGCCCTGTGCCCTCAATGCTGACGGCCTCTGCCGATCCCTCGTCAACGGGCTGCCGGAGGACTTCCCCACCCTCGCCAGGAGCTCCCTGAAGCCAGAGCCCCGAGCCCAG GGCAGCGCCTGGCCTTACCACCGGCAGAGCTCAGCCCATGCCCAGCGCATTGCCCAGGCCAAGTGGGAATTCTTCTACGGCTCCTCGGATGCCCCGCAGACAG GAGCGGCTCCCCAGCACTTTGTGACCCTGAGTGCTCAGGGGTCCCTTGCAGGCTCCTCTGTACCTGACTCTGCTCccctggctgagcccccccagaAGCCCGTCCACTCGCTGCCTGCCGAGCCACCGGGGCTGGTGCCCAAGCACAGCCTGAGCCACGTGGAGGTGGAGATAGAGATGTCTCCTCCGGGCAGCCAGAAGCCCATCTCCTGCGAGACTGGGATTATAAAGAGGACAGTGAAGTACTCGGAGACAGACCTGGACACAGTGCCACTGAGGTGCTATCGTGAAACCAACATCGACGATATCCtggcagagaaggaggaggtggaTTCAGCGATTGAGAGCCAGAAGGACAGCGAGAGCAACCCAAGCTTTGGGGGCACTCCGGGCAGGAGGAACAGCACACCGGaggagccccccgccccgggcactGGCTGCCAGAAGGATGGGCCACAGGATGGGGACGTGGATGAGGATGATGAGGTGTTTGAGGCTATGAGGAAGGAGAACAGGGAAAG GATCATGGACCGGGACACACAGGATATGCTCAAGTCTCCAGTGCCCTTCCTCCTAGGGCACAGCCTCTCCAAGGATGGCATGGACTCTTTCAGCAAGCATTTTGAGAGCATCATGGAGTCCCATCGAGCCAAAGGCACATCTTACACCAGCCTGGACTCCATTGACattctctcctccccagcccgcACCCACGGGACCTTTTTCACTTTTGACCTCCCAACCCTCACCCCAGAAATACAGGGACAGATCCGAGACAGCGCAAAGCTGATTGAGGAGAACTTTGCTCCTCTGGCTCACTTGGAGCCAGACTCTGGGACCAGTTCGGCCACAGATGCCCCCTGGacagagagggaggaggagcGGGGGAGACGAAGGAAGGGTGCTCGGCACAGCCCTTGCCACTCAGAGGACAGCTTTGGTACCCCTTTGGCCTCCAACATGAG TGACCACCCCCTGAGCCACCTGGTTTCGGACTCGGACTCGGAGATGGACAGCGTAGAGCAGCTGGCCCTGGGCAGCACGGACACCCTCTCCAACGGGCACAAGGCTGACCTGGAGGCTGCCAAACGCCTGGCCAAGAGGCTCTACAACCTAGATGgctttaaaaaagcagatgtgGCCCGCCACTTGGGGAAGAA cAATGAGTTCAGCAGGATGGTGGCAGGGGAATATCTGAAGTTCTTCGTGTTCACGGGGATGAGCCTGGACCAGGCTCTCAG GTCCTTTCTAAAGGAGCTGGCCCTGATGGGAGAGACGCAAGAGCGAGAGCGAGTGCTGGCTCATTTTTCCCAGCGCTATTATGAGTGTAATCCCAATGCCATCTCTTCGGAGG ATGGAGCCCACACCCTCACCTGTGCCCTGATGCTGCTCAACACAGATCTGCATGGACAC AACATTGGAAAGAGAATGTCCTGCTCCGACTTCATTGGCAACTTGGAGGGACTCAATGGAGGCACTGACTTCCCCAAGGAGCTGCTCAAG GCTCTGTATGGCTCCATCAAGAACGAGAAGCTGCAGTGGGCCAT AGATGAAGAGGAACTGAGAAAGTCCCTCTCGGAGCTGGCAGACCCCAACCCGAAGTCCATCAAGCGCATCAGCAGCTGTAGTAACCCCTTTCTGGACTTCTCCCAAGACTCCAGCATTGCAACCTACAAGCATGGACTGTTAGTGCGCAAGATCCACGCTGATCCTGACTGCAAGAAAA CACCCCGAGGGAAGCGCGGCTGGAAGCCCTTCCACGCCATCCTGAAGGGGATGATTCTCTACCTGCAGAAG GAGGAGTATAAGCCAGGGAAGGCACTGGTGGAAGAAGAGCTGAAGAATGCTATTAGCATCCACCACTCGCTTGCCACGCGGGCATCTGACTACAGCAAGCGACCCAATGTCTTCTACCTCAGGACAGCTGACTGGAGGGTCTTCCTCTTCCAAGCACA GAACCCTGAACAGATGCACTCATGGATCACGCGCATCAACGTGGTGGCAGCCATGTTCTCTGCaccccccttccctgcagctaTCGGCTCCCAGAAGAAGTTCAGCCGCccgctgctgcccagctcctgcaccagGCTGTCCCAG GAGGAGCAGGTGAAGAGCCATGAGACCAAGTTCAAGACAatgtcagcagagctgctggagcatcGCTCCTCACTGCCAGAGAAGAAGGTGAAGGGCAAGGAGTACGAGGagctgaagcagaaggaagagtaCCTGGAGTTTGAG AAATCCCGCTATGGCACCTATGCCATGCTGCTGCGGGCCAAGCTGAAGGCCGGCTCCGAGGACCTGGCAGCATTTGAGTCTACCCTCTTTGACGCAGCAGGCGGGGAGGATGACGGCCTGAAAAAATCTCGCTCCAGCCCCTCACTCAATGCAGAGCCctctggcacagccaccaaggTGAAGCGCAACATCTCGGAGCGCACCAGCCGCCAGCCCCCTGGCCACCCCCAGAAGTCATAG